The region TTCTTTCACAGCCGGTGGAAAAATGGCCTCTAGATGATTTCCCAATGGATGTCGATATGACGAAGTGTTTACAAACTACGAATGGTTGTCAGGAGTGGAGGAGGGGTAAGATGATCGAATGTGAAAAGGCGCAGAATCTTAGCGACAACTTGTTGAAATATGGAAAAAGACTTTTTGATAACGCGCTCGATAGACCGAAATCACTGGATAGAGATGCATTAGTTTATCTGCCACAAACTGCTGAAAATGCCAGAGCTGTGAGAACACTGAGGACTTCATCTGGACCAACACTCATCGGTAGTCCGATTCATAACGATAAGATCCAGTTGATGAACCGCATAAGACAAAGACCAGCCACCATGCCTGAAATAAAGCCACTATTCGTGAAAGATCGAACCCGTTTTCCGGCACTCAACCAGCGCATGGAGCTGTCCAATCAGTATTTGAAAGTACGATATGTCGGCGAAACTAACGAAAAAACATCAACGATGAGTCATCCAGAATTAATGTTACTGGTGGTCGATGAGAATCAAATGTATACTGGCGGACCAGATGAAGAGGTCGAAGTAGTGGACAACGAGGAAACTGTGCAAGAAATAACTCCACAAGAGCCAGATGCAGTTATACCCCGAAAATCggcttcaaaatcaaaaaggTAAACGATAAAATATCCATTACCGATTTCTTTTTATGTTTAGATTGACGAAAACATTTGAttcaattataaattattgatttttaggAGGAAAAAGCATTGGGTCGATATGTTAACAGTATCGAGTGTAAAAAGCCAAAATCGTGAGGATTCGAccgtaaaattaaaagaaacgGTGGCATCGCTAGACGATGGGCAACGAAATGGTGAAAATGTGGATTGCGGTTATCTCAATTTAGAGGATTTACAAAACAGAAACTTAAGTTTGCCAGAGTTTGTTTGTCCCAGTTCTGAGGATAAATCCCGGGAATACGCCGTCAAACAATGGCttacaaatacaaaattcaaaaagtgcCCGAATCACGTTCCCGCCGCGTTCTGAGTGATAGAAACAGACAAATCGTTGAGGCCGTCCCGTCGTGAGGTTGAATAAACAATCCATTAGACTATTGgagggaaaccaagatccgaACGACGTAAAGCAACACTTAAACTGTTTAagtctaaaaaaaaaacaaatgctCTAGAAACGAATTAGAACGCAAAATGTAAATTGGCGCATTATCAGGCGTTAGTTACTGTTTCATTGTTATAGATCAATAGGAATTCGATAGAGTAGTACTGATGATTGTTAGTATGAAAAATGGCTTTGTTCgcaataaaaatatgtatgtatgtatatgccCGGTACATAAAGTGAATTTCGAGTTTTGTTTTGTAATGCATGGCCGCCAATTCGCAAACAAATCTACGAACAACGTATTTACCTTATACATTCAACACAAATGAAATGCCAAACAAAAAACATCATAGAGTTGTTAACatcaaagtttattttttagaGTTACCGGGTAAAAATTTACATAACACATACTAACATCTCAAAATCACCATTATTAATTGGCAGATCACATGATTTACTATCATCCGAAAAAGCAACAAATGAACATTTCTGGTCCTGTATTACAATAGATTCCTCAGCTCAGTACACATGTAGTGGATGATTAAATTGCAAATTTATCCAGATTCATTATTTGAGCAAGTCGGTGGAATTTTATCAGATCCAACCTACAGTTAGAGTAAACACTAACatagagataaaaacatataaatgCGAGAGAACACAATATCATTTGCAATTCAAAAATACGAAGGGATCTACGAATTTGCAAGTCATATGTACGACAAAAATTAACACTGGTAGAATGAATTCATCATGTGTTATGTCTTGAAGTGTTTAATTATTTCCTAAGGCCCGTTTCAAGATAAAACATTTCGGAGTATATACGGTTGGTGTAAGATTTAAGTCGCTTGAAAGAAACCCCCAAACCTGAGATAAAGATAAATATTGTATTAAAAATGAAGACAGGAATCTGAGACTAACAAGCGTTTAGCCCGGAGTCAAGTATCTGAGACTAACAAGCGTTTAGCCCGGAGTCAAGTATCTGAGACTAACAAGCGTTTAGCCCGGAGTCAAGTGCCTCAGATAATCGCAGGCCACGGataatatattacaaattTCCTTACTCCATTTCACCGTGATAATAACCCGTCCCTGCTCCGGCTGTCTCGGAATTCATGTGCCTTAGAGAGAATCTATTGTTCCCACTACAGTGACAATGGAACCTCCTTACAACAACTtcaggggaccagaaaatatgttcattataacaatagttcgttatatcaaaatgaaattatcaacattttccTGTTTCTTGGTTTGTAAGGAGGTTCCGCTGTAGCTCAGAGGCGAACAGGGTCCGCTGTCTGTAATACAttgaagcatttgatattacgtatattgtaCAGCAACAAGCGATGACAAATATTTGCAATTGGAGGATATAGGCAGAGATACAGAACGTTCCATTTTTGATGAGAGTAAATTATAAACTTGAACATCTGAGGAGATATCGTTATCAGGTTGTGATGTATCATCCATTTCACTGTTTATTAGATAGAAGCGACTGCTTTTGATACAACCAACTCCGGGATGTGGAAATCGCACGAGCTCCTCAATTGTATGCGTTGCCGGATTGTATCGCCACAAAATTGCACTGTATTGTCCGAGCAAATAAATATGGTTATTGAAGGTTGTAGCCGATTGTAATCCACTATCGAACGTAACCGGGGATGGTTTCATTGTCCATTCGTTGTTACAAGTatcaaaacattggaaatgagtTTTCACAACGAATATAGTGTCATCAGAAACTGCTGCCACAGCCGAAAATACACACTCTTTCAAATCTGGTAGATTTTCCCAAATACCttaaaagaaatgaattttcaacaATCAATACTTAGTTTGTCTTGTGATTTTgagtttttgattgaaatcattgGAACGACAGTTTACCTGTTTTGATGTTAAATCTTTCTGCTGAATCTAGAATGAGCCGATGGCGCCCGAAACCTCCAATCAAATACAGGTAGTCTCCGTGAGAACAAATAGTGTGATTGCGTCGAGGTTGAGTCAGCTGAAACATATATCACAAGAATATTCACGTATTCTCAAAATTggtatcaaaaatacattaagAGGACATCTTTAGGTATTTTGCTGGTATTGATAACAGGGAAAAATAAGAAACAGTTCTTACTTTCGTAACAACTTTCCACGTCATGAAAATAAGATCATAACACCAAACATCCATCATCCAACCATTTTTGCCAAGTTTTCTCTCTCCACCAGTAAGGTAAAGATATTTACCTGAAAAAGTTGTTAATTTCTATATACCCTAGTTTGGACTTGGTTAACGCTTGGAGTAATCTACTCCAAGGTTAAATGTCTACACAAATGAAATGGAAAGGAACACACTTAGTTCTTACCTATTATATATGCTTTCATCCCtaaacaataaacaaaatcTGAAGGTAACTGCTCCAATCGCTTTACTTTTCCAGAATCTAAATTTGCAAACTTCAGGCTAAGGTCAGACACATCTTCAATAACTAAAAGTAAAGTCTCTGGTACTTGCCTTttctaaaaaacaaaatgagcATAAATTTTGATGTTCATCATAGAACAGTAACTAAAGTATAACTACTGTATTCAAGTACCTGATGACTGTTTGTTTTCTGTTGGATGCAATAGTCCATGAGGTTTTGTTTCAAGCTATTGTCTTTCAAATTACGGTGAAGAAGTACTTTCTCTTGGAACTCGGCGTTTGGAATTAAATTGAAACGTATGCAAGATTTAAGCTCACATAAATCATTTTTgcgtttttcaaaattaaatgatATCCAATTCATCAAGGCTTCAAATACATCGTACTCGGAATTTACATTCAATTCATCACTACTCAGATACCATTTCAAAGTTGCCTTTGGTAACATCATGAACTCATCCGTATTCAAAATTTCGTGAAAATGCCAGAAAATGAAAGCTTTGGctttttcatacatttcactTAAGCAGAATTTATcacaaatataaaatacagaAAAACAGTTTGAGTAAGAGATAGACCTCAACATGTAATCACAACTGTATGTTTTCAGTTGCGTGAATTGAAGCATGCACACGACAGGAACAATAATGAACACATTTGAATTCGTTAAATTCAAATTGCCAGTTGAAATATAATCGAGAATGAGTTTAAATCCATCTGCTGATACGTCATTCAATGTGATTTCTGTTGCATTTCTTTCCAGCATATTACTACTAAACATAGCGCggaaatattcactgttttcaGAAAGCGCATTTTTAGAACATTCGAACTTCTTTCCTTCGATATTCAAAGTTACTTCATCCATATTGCCGGATCTGATGACTAGAGCAGCACTGCAGCTATAACAGATTAATCTATATGTCCAGCATCTTGAAGTGCATAACGCCGCGATAGATAAATCGTGCCGATAATAGAAATGACAACCACACAGAATGCAAAGATATAAAATGTTTCCtcatcaaatatatcagtGAATCCAGGGATATACTGAGATGCGTGTTTGACAATTTTCCTCTGGGGCGAATTCTTTGGTAACATCTTTTATGGGTTTAATTTTTCTCtgcaaaaaataataacatgttaatgaaaaaaaaagaataaataagTAAACTGGAGCTTAAGATCTTATGCTATAGAtctaatatgaatataacGATTTGTGTTGCTAATTAGTGCGATTGAAAATGCAGAAAATGAACTTTAATTAATCTAATTCCATTTACAAATAGCTAACACTGAGGGCTACATtgagttgatctaaatatgaAGAATCTGATATAGAGTCATACATCACATACCAAAgtttcaatttgtatttgagGATTTTTCAAGTAGTTCCATGAAATTCTAGAATATCCCCGAAAGTGGTCCAAAATAACAAACTTGTTTTATCGTAGCTGTATCAAATATGCAAATAAGCCATACTCGACTGCCAGAGATCcaattcaaataaataataattttattcacaAAGTGTGATAATCAACATCACTTACCAATTCTCATTTCTATTCCTTATGTTTTCCTTTTTACTGATGCTTTGCCCTCACAGAAAACTACTTTTTTCTCTCTTTTTAGAATTGCGCTTGTTGAAGAAATAGtacattttattgtttttttctccAATCTCTGTAAATCGCCTGTACTAAGGCTTTCCGTGAAACACATTTTGACTTGAATATGGTCATCTCAATCAAATCATCTTTACTTTAATGACCGATAGTACAAATCATCGCTCGCCTGAGAATTAAATTCTCGCTTCATGGATTCTTCATATACCGTAGTACAAATAAACCGTCAGCCTAAGACAGGTTAACAGAAAATTTACCTAAGCAAAAAACCAAATAATTGAACCATCATACAATAAGCCACACAAATATTTCTCATGGGATGTAATAGCATTTATTTTGCAATTAACACCAATGAAGCcaatatcatattcataccATGGCATACATATTTTTTGATGACAATGATTTCAagcttttatttttattaacaatACATATTACATACATACTTACCTGCGGGTGAAACAATGTagatcaaaacaaaacaacattcgttgtggttttatttcactgaatgaattcataagcattaaaatgaaattaatttgcaCATAAAACTTGATGAAACACCATCATCGGAACATAATTCAAATTGGTACATAAGGTGCGCGAGCAATCATATGGCTTTTGATCACTAAGATATATCTGACCCACAATTTGAATATAAATGCATTCACAACTTTTCAAGCGACGCAGATAATTCTATGAATTGTCATTTTTAATTGTTCATAGTAACACAGCTACCGGTATACAGAGTTTCAGTTTGTTGACTCTCAGTTTTTATTGTACGATTCTTGGTACTGTTTTGTTTCTAGTTTCGCAATGATTCTTTCTAGTTGTCTCCTGGCTTCGCATTGCGGGAAATTAGACATGTCGTAGTACTGCGGCGCACCCTTAACCAACCTTTAATATACAAGAGGAAAATTTGACTCAAATGCACATCAGAACAAAAGGAAATGTTTATTCTATATTTCGTCTATATCCTAAAAGTTGTCGACTTCGGAATACTGAGATGATCTGAAGATGTCTATATAAATACCAATAAATCTATTAGCTCTAAGAAACATTGCtgacattttttcattattagtGTTGGGTTTCTTATATCATGATCACAGCTCGGACAGTGTTCTGTCAAAAGTAAACATCAGAACTTTTCTtgtcaaatatattttctacgTACCATTCCGGTTTCACATCTGTGACTGTTCTGATGTAGTTTTTCGTAGTCAGTACAAATTCATTGTACAACACCCACTCCGGTTTATGATCTAGACATGTCGACGGATGAAGCTGAACTATCTGATTATCTTTCGCCGTCAAATAATGACCTGTTCTCTCTAAATGAGCAACCTAATCAAAAACGAAATACGGCGTgcagattatgaaataaaacacaaATGAAACAAGCAGCATAAATCCCCCAGCGTTGAAGAAACTAACCTGCATGAAAAATCCAGACACGAGAGCTTTACGTATGTTGATGTAGTAATCTCGACTGGTGAAGTCTGTACTGGTTCTACGTAGACTGAATCGATCCATGATTCGCGCTAACTGTTGTCTTACATTGTCTGCACTCTTCAGCGAACGATAGTTCACAAAATTGTCATAACACCACTGAGGATCCTCATGATCTATTATCGTAACAGATATCAATTTATGAATAACGCAGTAAGCTAAGTCCTCCGACTGATAAACTCTGgtattttcacatttcattACATCCAAAACAATTggcttttttcaaatttcttctCATTTCATATCCATTTTTCACATCTTTCCACTTCAATCTGACCCAATAATGATTCACATTTAATGATTCACATTTCTGACTTACTCTGTTTGAAAGCATGGTAGACATTTAGAAGAGTCAAGTGGTCTCCGTCAATGTGAGCAAACCTCATCTTAGATTCATCAGCTGCTTTCTTCGCTTCCGTTGGCCGTACGAAACACTGTGGAACTAAACAGTGTCGGGTGGGGGTCGCATAGACCCGTTCCCAGCGATATTAACATCTATTACAACTAAAACGGAAACTTACTGTCTAAGGACGCAAGTCCCCTTGGGGCTAAGATTGAAACCCTTTGAGGTACTTGAGAACATTACATCATTGGATTCTAGCGACAATTATGGATATTTTCACATAACTTTTACCATAAAATTCATTAAGAAAATGTGTAT is a window of Tubulanus polymorphus chromosome 2, tnTubPoly1.2, whole genome shotgun sequence DNA encoding:
- the LOC141900398 gene encoding uncharacterized protein LOC141900398 — its product is MPVEKWPLDDFPMDVDMTKCLQTTNGCQEWRRGKMIECEKAQNLSDNLLKYGKRLFDNALDRPKSLDRDALVYLPQTAENARAVRTLRTSSGPTLIGSPIHNDKIQLMNRIRQRPATMPEIKPLFVKDRTRFPALNQRMELSNQYLKVRYVGETNEKTSTMSHPELMLLVVDENQMYTGGPDEEVEVVDNEETVQEITPQEPDAVIPRKSASKSKRRKKHWVDMLTVSSVKSQNREDSTVKLKETVASLDDGQRNGENVDCGYLNLEDLQNRNLSLPEFVCPSSEDKSREYAVKQWLTNTKFKKCPNHVPAAF
- the LOC141900397 gene encoding ectoderm-neural cortex protein 1-like, with amino-acid sequence MDEVTLNIEGKKFECSKNALSENSEYFRAMFSSNMLERNATEITLNDVSADGFKLILDYISTGNLNLTNSNVFIIVPVVCMLQFTQLKTYSCDYMLRSISYSNCFSVFYICDKFCLSEMYEKAKAFIFWHFHEILNTDEFMMLPKATLKWYLSSDELNVNSEYDVFEALMNWISFNFEKRKNDLCELKSCIRFNLIPNAEFQEKVLLHRNLKDNSLKQNLMDYCIQQKTNSHQKRQVPETLLLVIEDVSDLSLKFANLDSGKVKRLEQLPSDFVYCLGMKAYIIGKYLYLTGGERKLGKNGWMMDVWCYDLIFMTWKVVTKLTQPRRNHTICSHGDYLYLIGGFGRHRLILDSAERFNIKTGIWENLPDLKECVFSAVAAVSDDTIFVVKTHFQCFDTCNNEWTMKPSPVTFDSGLQSATTFNNHIYLLGQYSAILWRYNPATHTIEELVRFPHPGVGCIKSSRFYLINSEMDDTSQPDNDISSDVQVYNLLSSKMERSVSLPISSNCKYLSSLVAVQYT